One Camelina sativa cultivar DH55 chromosome 3, Cs, whole genome shotgun sequence genomic window carries:
- the LOC104773897 gene encoding fruit protein pKIWI502: MSTLPFVPSVTHAHFSHSLSPMFILRRLPLTRHLRLSRNNRVASVVSAATIRQDATLWTPAPLSLIESAAESLFHISIDISNSPDLVASYTRPGQYLQLRVPDVEKPSFLAIASPPSLTASRGAFEFLVKSIAGSTAEILCGLKKGETVELSPVMGNGFNIDQIDPPEKYPTVLIFATGSGISPIRSLIESGFSADRRSDVRLYYGARNLKRMAYQEKFKEWELSGVKVVPVLSQPDDGWKGETGYVQAAFARAKQLSAPKATGAVLCGQKQMAEEITTMLVADGVSNDKLLKNF, encoded by the exons ATGTCCACTCTTCCTTTCGTGCCTTCTGTCACCCATGCGCACTTTAGCCACTCCCTCTCCCCCATGTTTATCCTGCGCCGTCTTCCTCTCACCCGCCATCTCCGCTTATCCCGTAACAACCGCGTCGCCTCCGTCGTATCCGCCGCCACTATTCGCCAGGACGCCACTCTCTGGACCCCGGCTCCGCTCTCTCTCATCGAATCGGCCGCTGAATCGCTATTCCACATCTCTATCGATATTTCAAACTCCCCGGATCTCGTAGCTTCATACACGAGACCCGGTCAGTATCTCCAGCTCCGTGTTCCTGATGTCGAGAAGCCTTCTTTTCTGGCTATCGCTTCTCCTCCTTCCTTGACGGCTTCTCGTGGTGCTTTCGAATTCTTGGTCAAAAGCATCGCTGGATCTACCGCCGAGATTCTCTGCGGGTTGAAGAAAGGGGAGACCGTTGAGCTTAGCCCTGTCATGGGTAATGGTTTCAATATCGATCAGATTGATCCTCCGGAGAAGTATCCcacagttttgatttttgcaaCTGGATCTGGGATTAG TCCTATCCGCTCACTAATTGAGTCAGGATTTAGCGCTGATAGAAGATCTGACGTAAGACTATATTACGGGGCTAGGAACCTGAAAAGGATGGCGTACCAG GAAAAGTTTAAAGAGTGGGAATTATCGGGTGTCAAAGTTGTGCCGGTATTATCACAGCCAGATGATGGGTGGAAAGGGGAAACCGGATACGTGCAG gCTGCTTTTGCGAGGGCTAAACAACTCTCAGCGCCCAAGGCCACGGGAGCGGTGCTGTGCGGACAGAAACAAATGGCTGAG GAGATAACCACAATGCTGGTAGCTGACGGAGTCTCAAACGACAAGCTGCTCAAAAACTTTTGA